The Pseudomonas viciae genomic interval CCTTGTCGCCGGTGACCAGCGCTGGCAGGTTGGCCCGCAAGTGGCAGCGGAACACCTGGCCGGCCAGTTCGCCTTCGCAGGCTTCGACCTCGACCTGCACACCGAAGTGTGCGATCACCAGGCCGGTCTGTTCAGGGCCCAGGTCGCCGCCCTCCAGGGCCTCGACCGCACTGGACTCGCGTTTGGCGGCGCGGGCGGCGCGCTCGCCCTGGATCTTTTCGATGCGCCAGTTCTGACGACGATTGAGTTGGCGTTTGGCCATGGGTGTTCCGTATGAAGAAATGCAGCGAATAGGGTAAAACGGCCGCGAGTTTAGCACGCCCAAAGGCCGGCCTAGGCTAAACTGCGCAGCTACGCCGAGGAGCTCCCCTATGCAAAACCCGCAGAACCTGATCTGGATCGACCTGGAAATGACCGGTCTGAACCCTGATACCGACGTCATCATCGAAATGGCCACCATCGTCACCGACAGTGACCTCAACACGTTGGCCGAAGGCCCGGTGATCGCGATCCACCACAGCGACGAAATCCTGGCTGGCATGGACGAATGGAACACTCGCCAGCATGGCGGCTCGGGCCTGACCCAGCGGGTACGTGAGAGCAAAATCAGCATGGCCGAGGCCGAAGCCCAGACCATCGCCTTCCTGGAACAGTGGGTGCCAAAGGGCAAGTCACCGATCTGCGGCAACAGCATCTGCCAGGATCGTCGTTTCCTGTATACCCACATGAAATCCCTGGAAAGCTACTTCCACTACCGCAACCTGGACGTCTCCACCCTCAAGGAACTGGCCGCCCGCTGGGCTCCAGAAGTGCGTGACAGCTTCCAGAAGGGCGGCAGCCACCTGGCCTTGGACGACATTCGCGAGTCCATTGCCGAGTTGCAGCATTACCGTAAGCACTTCATCAAGTTCTGAGTCGGCTCGCAGGCTACTGCGGCGAGGTGGCAGGCGAGAACGCTTTTGTGGCGAGGGAGCTTGCTCCCGCTGGCCTGCGAAGCAGGCCCTCAAAGTTTTTCAGGTCAAACGCACTGCCCGGTTTGCGACTGCTTCGCCGCCGAGCGGGAGCAGGCTCCCTCGCCACGGGGATCAGTTTGGACGGGTGGACAGGGTGTTTAGGCTGGAGTCGTTGCCTTGCCCTCTTTTGGTGCCTGCCCGAAATGGCTAGACTGCGCGCCTTCCTGTAAGGACCGCCCCCATGTTGCTGATGCTCTATCTGATCGCCATCACCGCCGAAGCCATGACCGGCGCCTTGTCCGCCGGGCGCCGTGGCATGGACTGGTTCGGCGTGGTGCTGATCGCCTGCGTCACGGCGTTGGGTGGCGGTTCGGTGCGCGACGTACTGCTCGGTCATTACCCGCTCACCTGGGTCAAGCACCCGGAATACCTGGTGCTGACCACCGCGGCGGCGATGCTCACAGTGTTCCTGGCGCGCTGGATGCGTCATCTGCGTTCATTGTTCCTGGTGCTCGACGCCGTGGGCCTGGTGGCGTTCACCCTGATCGGCTGCATGACTGCCCTGGAAATGGGCCACGGCATGCTGGTGGCGTCGGTCAGCGGTGTCATCACCGGTGTGTTCGGTGGCATCCTGCGGGACATTTTCTGCAACGACATCCCGCTGATCTTCCGCCGCGAACTCTACGCCAGCGTCTCGTTTGCCGCGGCCTGGTGCTATTTGCTGTGTGTCTACCTGCAATTGCCGAATGAGCAGGCGATTCTTATCACCTTGTTTGGTGGTTTTTTGCTGCGGCTCCTGGCGATCCGCTTCCACTGGGAAATGCCGAAGTTCGTCTATAACGACGAGGTTTGACGTCCGGTGTGCTGGCGCAACGCCCATTCCACATGCTCACGCACCAGCTCCGACGGATAGTCGCGCCGGGCCTCCAGCGCTTGTAGCACCGGAATCGTTGACGGGGCATTTCCAAGGCCCACCGCCAGGTTGCGCAACCAACGCTCGTAACCGGCGCGGCGCAGAGGGGAGCCTTCAGTGCTGCTGAGGAATTTCTCCTCGTCCCACATGAACAACTCGGCCAGCCCGGCATTGTCCAGGTTGTGGCGAGGCTTGAAGTCGCTTTCCCCGGACGGTCGGGCGAAGCGATTCCATGGGCAGACGATCTGACAGTCATCACACCCGAACACCCGGTTGCCGATCAACGGTCGCAGTTCCTCGGGGATGGCGCTTTTCAGCTCGATGGTCAGGTAGGAAATGCAGCGGCGGGCATCCAGCACGTAGGGGCCGACGAAGGCA includes:
- a CDS encoding trimeric intracellular cation channel family protein — its product is MLLMLYLIAITAEAMTGALSAGRRGMDWFGVVLIACVTALGGGSVRDVLLGHYPLTWVKHPEYLVLTTAAAMLTVFLARWMRHLRSLFLVLDAVGLVAFTLIGCMTALEMGHGMLVASVSGVITGVFGGILRDIFCNDIPLIFRRELYASVSFAAAWCYLLCVYLQLPNEQAILITLFGGFLLRLLAIRFHWEMPKFVYNDEV
- the orn gene encoding oligoribonuclease, which produces MQNPQNLIWIDLEMTGLNPDTDVIIEMATIVTDSDLNTLAEGPVIAIHHSDEILAGMDEWNTRQHGGSGLTQRVRESKISMAEAEAQTIAFLEQWVPKGKSPICGNSICQDRRFLYTHMKSLESYFHYRNLDVSTLKELAARWAPEVRDSFQKGGSHLALDDIRESIAELQHYRKHFIKF